A single genomic interval of Oreochromis aureus strain Israel breed Guangdong linkage group 12, ZZ_aureus, whole genome shotgun sequence harbors:
- the LOC116325170 gene encoding granzyme K-like, with protein MFCLSNFTVVISCVFLFIIQPGRGSEIIQGKEVVPHSMPFMAYVTSPNSFCGGTLIHPQWVLTAAHCSRANTVTLGAHSIKKKEKKSKQIRKVVKLVPHPKFVSAARGNDLMLLKLNKRVRRTRAVKWLRFRRTVRDPAAGSKCVVAGWGVTENHQTSDVLKAVTVTVVSRKKCNSRSYYNRNPVISTGMICAGSNGRKRADTCQGDSGGPLLCKGALVGVTSFGRGCGIIRKPGVYSFVSRKQLSWIRKTMKSN; from the exons ATGTTCTGCCTGAGCAATTTCACTGTTGTCATCTCATGTGTGTTCCTCTTCATCATCCAGCCTG GTCGTGGATCTGAGATTATTCAAGGGAAAGAAGTCGTGCCACACTCGATGCCTTTCATGGCTTATGTGACAAGTCCAAACTCTTTCTGTGGAGGGACGTTAATCCATCCACAGTGGGTCCTGACAGCTGCCCACTGCAGTCG TGCGAATACGGTGACTTTGGGAGCACACTCCAtcaagaaaaaggagaaaaaatcaAAGCAAATCCGAAAGGTTGTAAAACTCGTTCCTCATCCCAAGTTTGTCAGTGCTGCTCGGGGCAACGACCTCATGTTGCTCAAG cTTAACAAACGAGTGAGGAGAACCAGGGCAGTGAAATGGCTCAGGTTTAGAAGAACTGTGAGAGACCCGGCAGCTGGCAGCAAGTGTGTGGTGGCTGGATGGGGAGTAACTGAAAACCACCAAACATCAGACGTCCTCAAGGCTGTTACCGTGACTGTGGTCAGCAGAAAGAAGTGCAACTCTCGCAGCTATTACAACCGCAACCCTGTTATCAGCACAGGCATGATATGTGCTGGTTCAAATGGTAGAAAAAGGGCTGATACCTGTCAA GGGGATTCAGGAGGGCCGCTGTTGTGTAAAGGAGCGCTGGTTGGAGTCACTTCTTTTGGACGGGGTTGTGGTATCATTAGAAAACCTGGAGTCTACTCGTTTGTCTCAAGGAAACAACTCAGCTGGatcagaaaaacaatgaaatcaaattaa